The proteins below come from a single Serratia ficaria genomic window:
- the tamB gene encoding autotransporter assembly complex protein TamB — protein MSLVKKICLGSLIVLLLLIGGVAFLLGTTSGLHMVINGAARWVPGLDIAGVSGGWRDLTLKGVKYQMPGVTVNAGQFHLSLDLSCFKRSSLCVNALTAQDVDVVVKTKEMAPSAPVEETSEPTTNLSTPYPITLRMLALNNVKVSVDDTAISLGEFRTGAQWQERALTLMPTKISALLIALPKTPQNPLPEAVQPAVEVAKQVGEQVDKAAKPAPQPAEQPLGETLKALFAKPLLPDLPEIRLPLDITVKEISGEQLRLTGDTEVLITRLLLQASTKDQHIQLDNFDVKSPQGTLSAQGQATLTGEWPVSMVANSTLNIDPLKGEKVKLNVGGGLREELKVALNLSGPVGAQLDVQTRLAEAGLPLALTLQSKQLKWPLSGESQYQVNDFRLRFNGKATDYALSTRANIKGQDLPPAVLTLDGKGNVEQFKLERLRLAALQGNTDLTALVDWSKAISWNSQLTLSGINTAKQWPEWPARLDGKITTRGSLYGGSWQLQVPVLQLDGNVKQNKVTARGALSGNAAGQWKIPGIDLTLGRNQLNVKGQLDEKSWNLDANIDAPHLDGALPGLGGTAKGLVKLRGNLQAPQVLADLTASGLQWQALRINRVKIDGDVRSTDQIQGQLAVRVEQLKQDALEVSLLTLDAKGSEKQHQLQLKIDGKPVSGQLALQGSFDRQQQRWRGNLNNTRFDTPVGEWRLTRAIALDYLNTAQKISVGPHCWQNPNAELCVPKTIEAGQSGQASVVLNRFDLAMIKPFLGPETALSGVFTGRADVSWKPGGALPEAKVSLAGNGVKVVQQVQGNALPIAFDTLTLNAGLNNGRAQADWLIKLTNNGQFDGKIQVTDPQVRRAISGNVNIANISLAMINPALMQGEKAAGMLNANLRLGGSAEKPLVFGRLALDKVDIDGHWMPFDMTDGRLAINFNGMTSTLEGLVSTTRGQLNLAGDADWRDINAWRARIAAKGDKLRVTVPPMIRIDVSPDLVFEATPQLFSLNGSVDIPWARITVQELPESAVGVSSDEVMLDDQLKPIQPKTAGIPINSNLMIHVGDDVRLDAFGLKARLKGDLKVVQDKQGLGLNGQIDIPSGRFHAYGQDLIVRKGQLMFSGPPDQPLLNIEAIRNPESTEDDVTAGVRVTGLADAPKLEVFSDPAKSQQEALSYLLRGQGLNSSGADGNAMTSMLIGMGVAQSGQLVGKIGEAFGVSNLALDTQGVGDSSQVVVSGYVLPGLQVKYGVGIFDSLATLTLRYRLMPKLYLEAVSGLDQALDLLYQFEF, from the coding sequence ATGAGCCTGGTGAAAAAGATTTGTCTCGGATCCCTGATCGTTCTGCTGTTGCTGATCGGCGGAGTCGCTTTCCTGCTGGGCACCACCAGCGGTTTGCATATGGTGATTAACGGCGCGGCGCGCTGGGTGCCGGGCCTGGATATCGCCGGCGTCAGCGGCGGCTGGCGCGATCTGACGCTGAAAGGCGTCAAATACCAGATGCCGGGCGTGACGGTAAATGCCGGGCAGTTCCACCTGTCGCTCGATCTGTCCTGCTTCAAGCGCAGCTCGCTGTGCGTCAATGCCCTGACCGCGCAGGACGTGGACGTGGTGGTGAAAACCAAAGAGATGGCGCCGTCTGCGCCGGTCGAGGAGACCAGCGAGCCGACCACCAATCTCAGCACGCCATACCCGATTACCCTGCGCATGCTGGCGTTGAACAACGTCAAGGTCAGCGTCGATGACACCGCGATTTCCCTGGGCGAGTTCCGCACCGGCGCCCAGTGGCAGGAACGCGCGCTGACCCTGATGCCGACCAAAATCAGCGCGCTGCTGATTGCCCTGCCGAAGACGCCGCAGAACCCCTTGCCGGAGGCGGTGCAGCCGGCGGTAGAGGTGGCGAAACAGGTTGGCGAGCAGGTCGACAAGGCGGCCAAACCGGCGCCGCAGCCGGCAGAACAGCCGCTGGGCGAAACGCTGAAAGCGCTGTTTGCCAAGCCGCTGCTGCCGGACCTGCCGGAAATTCGCTTGCCGTTGGATATCACCGTCAAGGAAATCAGCGGCGAACAGCTGCGCCTGACCGGCGATACCGAGGTGCTGATCACCCGCCTGCTGCTGCAGGCCAGCACCAAGGATCAACATATCCAACTGGATAATTTTGACGTCAAGTCGCCGCAGGGCACGCTGTCCGCACAGGGGCAGGCGACGCTGACCGGCGAGTGGCCGGTGAGCATGGTGGCCAACAGCACGCTGAACATCGATCCGCTGAAGGGCGAGAAGGTGAAGCTCAACGTCGGCGGCGGGCTGCGCGAAGAGCTGAAGGTGGCGCTCAACCTGTCCGGGCCGGTCGGCGCGCAGCTCGACGTACAGACGCGCCTGGCCGAGGCTGGCCTGCCGCTGGCGCTGACGCTGCAAAGCAAACAGCTGAAATGGCCGTTGAGCGGCGAATCGCAATATCAGGTCAATGATTTCCGCCTGCGCTTTAACGGCAAGGCGACCGACTACGCGTTGTCCACCCGCGCCAATATCAAGGGGCAGGACCTGCCGCCGGCGGTGCTGACGCTGGATGGCAAGGGCAATGTCGAACAGTTCAAGCTGGAGCGCCTGCGACTGGCCGCGCTGCAGGGCAATACCGACCTCACCGCGCTGGTGGACTGGAGCAAGGCCATCAGCTGGAATTCGCAGCTGACGCTGAGCGGCATCAACACCGCCAAACAATGGCCGGAATGGCCGGCCCGGCTCGACGGCAAAATCACCACCCGCGGCAGTTTGTACGGCGGCAGCTGGCAGCTGCAGGTGCCGGTGCTGCAGCTGGACGGCAACGTGAAGCAGAACAAGGTCACGGCGCGCGGTGCGCTGAGCGGCAACGCCGCCGGGCAGTGGAAGATACCCGGCATCGACCTGACGCTGGGGCGCAATCAGCTCAACGTCAAAGGCCAGCTGGATGAGAAAAGCTGGAACCTGGACGCCAATATCGACGCGCCGCATCTCGACGGCGCGCTGCCGGGCCTGGGCGGCACCGCCAAAGGGTTGGTCAAGCTGCGCGGCAACCTGCAGGCGCCGCAGGTGTTGGCCGACCTGACCGCCTCCGGCCTGCAATGGCAGGCGCTGCGCATCAACCGGGTGAAAATCGACGGCGACGTGCGCTCTACTGACCAGATCCAGGGGCAGCTGGCGGTGCGCGTTGAGCAGTTGAAGCAGGACGCGCTGGAGGTCAGCCTGCTGACCCTGGACGCCAAGGGCAGCGAGAAGCAGCATCAGCTGCAGCTGAAGATTGACGGCAAGCCGGTCTCCGGCCAGCTGGCGCTGCAGGGCAGCTTCGATCGCCAGCAACAGCGCTGGCGCGGCAACCTGAACAACACTCGCTTCGATACCCCGGTCGGCGAATGGCGCCTGACGCGCGCTATCGCGCTGGATTACCTGAATACCGCGCAGAAAATCAGCGTCGGGCCGCACTGCTGGCAGAACCCGAACGCCGAGCTGTGCGTGCCGAAAACCATCGAGGCCGGCCAGAGCGGCCAGGCCAGCGTGGTGCTTAACCGCTTCGATCTGGCGATGATCAAACCTTTCCTCGGCCCGGAAACCGCGCTGAGCGGCGTATTTACCGGCCGGGCCGACGTCAGTTGGAAACCGGGCGGCGCGCTGCCGGAGGCCAAGGTGTCGCTGGCCGGCAACGGCGTGAAGGTGGTGCAGCAGGTGCAGGGCAACGCGTTGCCGATCGCCTTCGACACCCTGACCCTCAACGCCGGGCTCAACAACGGCCGCGCACAGGCGGACTGGCTGATCAAGCTGACCAACAACGGTCAGTTCGACGGCAAGATCCAGGTGACCGATCCGCAGGTGCGGCGCGCTATCAGCGGCAACGTCAACATCGCCAATATCTCGCTGGCGATGATCAACCCGGCGCTGATGCAGGGCGAAAAGGCGGCGGGCATGCTGAACGCCAACCTGCGCCTGGGCGGCAGCGCGGAGAAACCGCTGGTGTTCGGCCGGCTGGCGCTGGACAAGGTGGATATCGACGGCCACTGGATGCCGTTCGACATGACCGACGGCCGGCTGGCGATCAATTTCAACGGCATGACCTCGACGCTGGAAGGATTGGTCAGCACCACCCGCGGCCAGCTTAACCTGGCGGGCGACGCCGACTGGCGCGACATCAACGCCTGGCGCGCGCGCATCGCCGCCAAGGGCGACAAGCTGCGGGTGACGGTGCCGCCGATGATCCGCATCGACGTGTCGCCGGATCTGGTGTTTGAAGCCACGCCGCAGCTGTTCTCGCTCAACGGTTCGGTGGATATTCCCTGGGCGCGCATCACGGTGCAGGAACTGCCGGAAAGCGCGGTGGGCGTCTCTTCCGACGAGGTGATGCTGGATGACCAACTGAAGCCGATCCAGCCGAAGACGGCGGGGATCCCGATCAACAGCAACCTGATGATCCACGTCGGCGACGATGTGCGGCTGGACGCCTTTGGCCTGAAGGCCAGGCTGAAGGGCGACCTGAAGGTGGTGCAGGACAAGCAGGGGCTGGGGCTCAATGGCCAGATTGACATCCCTTCCGGCCGCTTCCATGCTTATGGTCAGGATCTGATCGTTCGCAAGGGGCAACTGATGTTCTCCGGCCCGCCGGATCAGCCGCTGCTCAACATTGAGGCGATCCGTAACCCCGAATCGACCGAAGACGACGTGACCGCCGGGGTGCGCGTGACCGGCCTGGCGGATGCGCCCAAGCTTGAGGTGTTCTCGGATCCGGCCAAATCGCAGCAGGAAGCCTTGTCCTACCTGCTTCGCGGCCAGGGATTGAACAGCTCCGGCGCCGACGGCAACGCCATGACCTCAATGTTAATTGGCATGGGGGTTGCACAAAGTGGTCAACTTGTGGGTAAAATCGGCGAGGCGTTTGGCGTGAGTAATTTGGCCCTGGATACCCAGGGGGTTGGCGACAGCTCCCAGGTTGTCGTGAGCGGCTATGTTCTCCCAGGCTTACAAGTAAAATATGGGGTGGGCATTTTCGACTCGCTGGCCACGCTGACGTTGCGTTACCGCCTGATGCCTAAGTTGTATCTTGAAGCGGTGTCTGGTCTCGATCAGGCATTAGATTTGCTCTATCAGTTTGAGTTTTAG
- a CDS encoding gamma-glutamylcyclotransferase family protein, protein MRIIVYGSLRRKQGNSHWMTNAQWLGEHELEGYQIYNLGHYPAAIPGEGTIHCEVYRINSSILAELDELKSNTKDYKRELIQTPYGSAWIYLYKHSVDGYPRIDSGDWLKRLDEK, encoded by the coding sequence ATGCGAATAATTGTCTACGGCAGTTTACGACGCAAACAGGGAAACAGCCATTGGATGACCAACGCCCAATGGCTCGGCGAGCATGAGCTCGAAGGCTATCAGATTTATAATCTGGGCCATTACCCGGCGGCGATCCCTGGAGAGGGCACGATACATTGCGAGGTGTATCGTATTAACTCATCGATTCTGGCAGAGCTGGACGAACTGAAAAGCAACACCAAGGACTATAAGCGCGAGCTGATTCAGACGCCTTATGGGAGTGCGTGGATCTACCTGTATAAACACAGCGTAGACGGTTACCCGCGGATCGACAGCGGTGATTGGCTGAAGCGTCTCGACGAAAAGTAA
- the ppa gene encoding inorganic diphosphatase, whose amino-acid sequence MSLNLVPAGKDLPEDIYVVIEIPANADPIKYEIDKDTGALFVDRFMSTAMFYPCNYGYINHTLSLDGDPVDVLVPTPYPLQPGSVIRCRPVGVLKMTDEAGEDAKLVAVPHSKLTKEYDHIKDVNDLPELLKAQIAHFFEHYKDLEKGKWVKVEGWADAAAAKAEIIASFERAAKK is encoded by the coding sequence ATGAGCTTGAACCTGGTCCCCGCTGGCAAAGACCTGCCGGAAGACATCTACGTAGTTATCGAAATCCCGGCCAACGCCGATCCGATCAAATATGAAATCGACAAGGACACCGGCGCGCTGTTCGTTGACCGCTTCATGTCCACCGCGATGTTCTACCCGTGCAACTACGGCTACATCAACCACACCCTGTCTCTGGACGGTGATCCGGTTGACGTGCTGGTGCCGACCCCTTACCCGCTGCAGCCAGGTTCCGTGATCCGCTGCCGCCCGGTTGGCGTACTGAAGATGACCGACGAAGCCGGTGAAGATGCGAAGCTGGTTGCCGTTCCGCACAGCAAGCTGACCAAAGAATACGATCACATCAAAGATGTGAACGACCTGCCGGAGCTGCTGAAAGCGCAGATCGCCCACTTCTTCGAGCACTATAAAGATCTGGAAAAAGGCAAATGGGTGAAAGTGGAAGGCTGGGCAGACGCTGCCGCGGCTAAAGCGGAAATCATCGCCTCTTTCGAACGCGCCGCCAAGAAGTAA